CTTGTCCCTAGGTGAGTACTGTTTCTGCCGGCAGCACCTGTGTGGCTGTACAGTGGGGGTCATAGCTGAAGAGAGGTGTGCCCAAGAGGCCTGAGCTGAGCTGCCAGCCTATGGGTGTCTGAAGGGGACAGGAAGGGAGCAGGTGCTGGGCACAGCTCTCTCATCAAAGGAgaggagcaaaaagaattttgtTGTTCGTCATTCCCTAAAGGTGACCCAACGGTATTTGGAAATCTGCCCACTGATGATGAGGTCACCCAGGCAATGAAGGAGGCCCTGGACTCAGGGAACTACAATGGATATGCTCCTTCAGTCGGTAAGGCCCTGTGACTCCTCAGGGCAGTATCCCAGCCCAGCTTGTGCAGGGGGGATGGCTGAGCCAGGGGATCTGGACGGATGGCCTGTTATATCTTTGTGGCTGACACTGACTCACTCCTATGGAttcactgccccagccctgtgtacGCCCATGCACACCAATGAGCAGCAGGAAATTTGAATAAGTTGGAGGCCTGATTAGCTCATGGAGGAGCTGTGCTGCCTTGTTCCAATTATTAGGTGGCCATTGCTTTTTAAGAAGGGTGGGCCAGTTCTTCTGACTCCTGGATAAGGTTCCTCACAGCACTGTGATAGGTACAGAGTTCCACATCCTCATTCATCTCCATATCTTGTTACTTTTGACAGTTGTTATAGGCCCATTCTTCACAGGAAAGAGCTTCAAACAATCATGCAAAATCTACAAGCGGCCATATCTATCCCTGTTGTGCCATcttggctgggtgggggtgggggggtctggagCAGAGCAAAAATTGCTGCCTTGCCACAGTGTTGTTCTTGGTTTTAGCTGATACAAGTACTGCACTTTCCATGCCACGTTGACTTGGCCAGGGAAATTGTAGGCTCAGTTATCAGCAGAATTAGcttgggctgcagaggctgggcATGGGGCATTGATtcaggggcagggggctctgcacTGGAGCAGGCCCAACACAGTCCTTATCAGTGCTGTAAACACTGCACCTTCCAGGCCTGGACTGAGCCAGGGTGACACCTGTCCTGGGTTCAGTGATGGAACAAGGTATTTGTGTCCGCATCCACTGATGATGTCTTTTGATCCCTTTGGAATTTAGACCAGTTCCATCCTGCTGTGGGTTTTATTCCTCTTGAGTCTCTTTTGGGTTCTGGAGACTCCTCTTTGTGCTGAACAGTCTCTATCTGGTGATTCCTGCAAAGAACAGGGGAATCAGTAAAACCACCTTCACTCTATATCCCATCCTTCTCTCCCAAGGGTATCAGTCTTGCCGGCAGGTGGTTGCTGCATATTACAGTTGCCCTGAAGCACCTCTGGAAGCTCAGGTAACGATATCTTCCTGGCAGAAAGCACTACTAGAAATACCTATTCCATAGGCtggaagaggtcattgagtctagtcacctgcactgatttttttttttttttaaatctatacacctctgatccctaaatggccccttccagggttaagctcacaaccctgcgtttggcaggccaatgtgcaaaccactgaactatcccaccCCGCCATGACAAAGCTCACTGGTGTTAGCAACAAACTATCAGTGCAACACAATGGGGCCCTCACTGGATGTTTCTCATACTTTGTCTCTATCCAAAGAGAGAGCAAATGGCTGGATGTGCTACATTCCCAAAGTGATTAAGTCTGTCTTCAGCCCTACTCCTGGGGCCTGCCTGTCACCTGTCCCTGGCTTTCTGATCCGGTGGATTTGAGCTCCCCAGAAGCCAGCTGTGGTTATGCTGCTGGTTGTTTAGCTTCTTCCAGGCCGTTTTAGCCAAGAAGCTCTCACTTCTGGCAGAGCCATGGACAATTCATTCCTCCCAGTTCAATTTCAGAGATTTTTCTGGAGTTTCTCAGAGCAGCCTCAGAGAGCTCATTCTCATTTGTTGTCTGCAGGATGTTATCCTGACAAGTGGCTGCAGCCAGGCTATCGAACTTGCGTTAGCAGTGCTGGCTAATCCAGGGCAGAACATCCTGGTGCCACGACCTGGCTTCTCTCTCTACAAGACCCTTGCACTCTCCATGGGTATTGAGGTCAAATTCTACAACCTCTTGGTAAGGCATGGTTAGGAGCAGaatgctgcagcccctccagagaGCTCTCCTGGATCTCTCACCCCTCCTCAGACAAAAATGGAGGAAGGCGTGAAGTGCCAAACTCCATCAGCCCAACCCTTCTGTGGTGTCCGGGCTCCCCAGGTCCCCTGTGTAAGTAACAGCTCCTCACAAGGTATGAGGAAAAGGCAGTGCCATTCATTAGGTCAAAGCACAGCTACATGTGCACGGTCTTTGCTCTGTGCTTGGCTGCACCTGCTCCACCCCCTGGGCCTGGCTGGACCCTCATGCCTTGCCTGGACCTAGATTCTTGCTTCCTCAGCCTGTGCCCAGCTCCTCATGCTTTGTCGGGCCCTACTGCACTTCATCCCCATGCctgatgcccagcccccagctggatTCTCATGCTCCACTGCATGTCTTAGTCTTCATCTTCATACATCCTCTCACTCTCCTTACTAGCCTGAGAAATCCTGGGAGACTGACTTGAAGCACTTGGAGTCACTGGTGGATGAGAGGACGGCCTGCCTCATTGTGAACAACCCATCAAACCCCTGTGGCTCTGTGTTCATCAAGAGCCATCTCCAGAAAATCCTGTCTGGTGAGTCTCTGAGCCCTGAGCCAGGGCTAGGCAGGGTAATGGTTTGATGCCTTGTCCTCTCCTTGTCTTCTCTGCTTCAGTCTAATTACAGATGGATCTTTGGAAAAGAACATGCCCTATTATGTGGTTATCTCAGTGTGACAGAAATAACAGTACCAGGGCCTGGGGGATTTACCCCATCCCCGTGTGACTCTGTTCCAGGGCTTTCTGGACAACCCCATGCATGATCAAGGAAGGAATTAAGGATGAGAGCTCCTTGCCTCTGTTCTTGTTTCTGTCCCTAACCCACTGGGTgacttttctttcccttcccttgCATTCCTGATCCACCTCTAGGAATCCATGCTGGGAAAGTTCTCAACATTCCAGCTAGTGAATCCGTGGTGTCTGCCTCAGGCCTGCATGTCATATAAGCCTAGCATGGCCATAGGCCCTGCAAGCCTAGCCTTGGGAAGGAGTGTTCTGGATAACATCTTCTTTAATGCTTTGACCACTGGTTTGCATATCTGAAGCAAGGTGTATGGAGGGACATGCACTCTGTGGATGGATTGCAGCCTGCTGTTTAGGGCTACGGGGGAGCCCCTGCCTGGCCTCTGTGGGATGAGGGCAAGTATGCACTTTGTAAGGCCAAAAGGCAGCTGGTTTCAGTGTTTACTTCTCTCCCCAGTGGCCTCCAGACAGTGTGTCCCCATCTTAGCTGATGAGATCTATGGAGACATGGTGAGTGCCTGTTCCTGCCATGCACAACCATTTGCACTGCGAGCCTGGCTTTGGGGCTTCTTGGTGTACACTTGCCCCTTGGTAGAAGCTTTAGGAGTAACTGCCTCAGACAAGAGTCAAAGCCACTGGTCCTGCTCCCCTGGAGAACAGGCATGTGCTCTATCTGCAGCTCCCTGGTTCTGTCTGCCTATCTGTCCCCTGGAAGGGCATCTTAAGTCCAGCACTTTCCTGCCCTCTGGGTGTGTCATAGTCAGAGCAGCAAGCACTCACGCTCATTGCTGCGCTGGTGTCTCCCGGACAGGGGCCCCTGTCAGCTCTTAGGCCCGGGTGTGCTGGGGATGGCTCTTTGCACTGCATGTGAACTTCCCCACCACTGGAAGCAGCCCTATGGCTTCTCAACCCTGCTCTCCCTATCATCTGTTTTATGCCAGAATCTCACAGCTCCTCTCCTTTGATATCCTTGCCAGGAGTTCACaagtcagcccctgccctccaggctgCTGCGACTCTCACAGTGAATCTGCAGGGAGAGGGTGGCCATTAATGCATCCTCCTGTCTCACAGGTCTTTGCAGAGTGCAAGTACAATCCCATAGCAACTCTCAGCACCAACGTGCCAATCCTGTCTTGTGGAGGCCTGGCCAAGCGATGGCTGGTCCCAGGCTGGCGGATGGGATGGATCCTCATTAATGATCGGAGAGACATCTTTGGGAACGAGGTGAGGAACATTGTCTGGTAGCCTTCCCAGTGCtgacagcagccccctcccccactaaatgtgtgcaggcagcaggcacCTTCCCCTGTGTGTGCACACCCTGGCCTTGCACTCAGGCACAGGCATGCCCTCTTCCTCCTGTCCATATGTGCTCCTGGCATGCTCATCCACATGTGCCCCGCTGCTTCATGGACACATGCTGCCTTCTCTTGCATACCACTTCGGAAGTGCCAGGTTTTGCTTCCCTCTCTCAGCGGCAGCTCGTTTCCCTACACACTGGAAAAACACAAAGTCTTGCTGCCCCCTTGTGCATTCCCTAGAGGGGTTTCTTATTGTTGTGAACAAGGTAGCAAGTGGTACTGCCTGAGCTTTGGCTCTTTTGTGGTCCCCACCCCATATAGAAGGTAGGTTCCACAAACATGGGGCACTGAGAGCTCAGAAAGGACAGCAGAGGGAGGCACAGTGTTGGTATCATCTGTCCACAGCTGGCCATGGTACAGTATCCAACAGTAATGAAACAGAACAGAAGTAAGCAGTGAGCCAAAGACTGAGCCAAacagaatagtaacaaagaggaagccgtgctagtctatacactatcaaaacaaagagcagtcaagcagcactttaaagactagcaaaatggtttattaggtgagcttttgtgggacagacccacttcttcagaccatagccagaccagaacagactcaatatttaagacacaaagaaccaaaatattgagtctgttctggtctggctatggtctgaagaagtgggtctgtcccacaaaagctcacctaataaaccattttgctaatctttaaagtgctacttgactgccttttgttttgagcCAAACAGAGTGTGCCTGGGGTTTGTTCAGGCTGGTGTTGGTGGGGTTGGTGGGGAAGAGCCCTGATGCTTGTGTGCACAGCTCAGTCAAGTCCACCTTCACTGACAGTGCATTCTCAGGCACAAGGATTCTGAGAGTGGTAGtatacccacctcagccccagactGCTTCAGAAAAGCCCAGGAGCTACCACTCTACCATATCAGGTACCCTCTGGTAACAGGAAACCCACAGCTAGTGAGTTCTGTCTGTTTCCTAACCATTTGTACCATAAGAGTGGTACAAAAGGGGTGGATCCTAGCTCAGGATCAGGATCAGGACCAGCTCTGGCTCTCAAACACAGCTAGTGAGAGTGAGGCCTTCATAGATACCTACAGACACCTGTGACACAGACCTGGATAATGGGACTGGCTCTGGAAAgctttgcaaagtttaaaaaatgcCCCTTGTCCAACAGTGGCCATGTCTGATCCTGTGAGCCACTAGAAATGCTGGTATTAAGGTTGGAGCATTTTGATCAGAGAGCTTTTGTGTTTCAGATCAGGGATGGCCTTGTAAGGTTGAGTCAAAGGATCCTGGGACCCTGCACAATTGTCCAAGGGGCATTAGAACACATCATCTACCGAACACCCCCAGAGTTTTACCACAACACCCTCAGCTTCCTCAAGGTATGTCCCCTACAGACAGGTAAGCAGAGTGAGAGAAGACCAGCAGCATTCATCAGCAGGTCAGACAGCGCTATGAATCATCACAGTAGTGTTTGGCTGGGCTGTCTTCTTCCTGCATCTACTCTTTCCCAGCAGTGGTGGTTGAGTGATGGTATTGGGGAGCACCTGGCTGATGTAGGCCTGACCTcacccagcaggaggtgctgccatgaggtACAAGAGCTCCTGACAAGCCTCTAACATCACTACAAGCCAGGAGGTGCTGTTGGAAGCAAACCCAGGGTTGGGGAACATGTTCCCTGTAAtttgaacacttgggcagctacccaagagagattcaaatgcagcccagccagcagccggtgtttctgttggtggtgcacaggcACACATcactcagtgcatataacaaaatttattctgcacatggatggaaaaatatagaGGGACCAATGCagaggggggaggagaagggtgtCCGCACTGATTTGCTGAGCTCAGCTCAATCATCTCAACTGCTCTCAGGGCCATTAACATCTGTCCTGTTTGCATTAGGTGCCATTTTATTTACAATGGGGAACCTGACTTGGATTCTGGCCAAGCATTTGTCAGCAATTTGCTGAGATACTTCCTGGAACGTCCCACATCTGAACTCCTTTCTGTCTGCCTTTCAGTCCAGTGCTGACCTTTGCTAcactgccctgtctgctgtctcAGGACTCCAGCCCATCCGGCCCTCTGGAGCCATGTACCTCATGGTGAGTGATGTACTAACATGCCATttccagagctttgctgtttgCTTGGTGTGTGCTGGGTCCTGTTGCCTAACCAGTGTTGGCCTTGTCAGTTTAAAATGTAAGTTGTTCAGGGCCAGGCCTTACACTGACtgtgtctgggcagcacctggcacgacggggccctgatctcagctggggctgggcctgtctCTGCCTgtgtctgggcagtgcctggcacgacggggccctgatctcagctggggctgggcctgtctCTGATCGACCCCCTTGGAAATGCTGTGGCAGCGCTGGCTTTgttgtgtgtggctctgagggggagggtggggggggcagcactgAGGGGTTGCTGCCCTTGACTGCGCCCCTTTTGGTCTTGGTCTcatgcagagccaggccctgcactcACCTTATCCTgcagcctgcagtggctgtcggtGGCATGGGTGGGAGATATCAAGGGGTGGAGGATCAGCAGGGGCAATTGGTAAGGGGGGATGCAGGAGGCCACTGTCCATGTGGTTGACCTCCTAGCCCAGGGGAAGGGTGTGAAAACTCTGTGCCTCTTCCCTAAGTGGCATGGCTTGGGGGACAGTAGCAGGGCCAGGCGCTGGCCTCTCCATGTtcgccagcagcagtgggggaagcagagccacTTGGCCCTACCTCGCTTGCCCCCCAGGTGCATTGCTGTGTTTCCCACTAGTGAGAACAGGGAAATCTGTTGCCTCCCCTGAGTGAGGTGCTGGGAGAGTAGAGTGAGCTATTGAGGGCACATTGTTCTGCTTTCCCTGTCACTGCTGCTGAGTGCAAGGGATGGggctgcatccctgctgctggtgccagccccccAGTAGTCCCTGGAATGTCTAGgggcttggaccctgctctgtgCAGGTCCTTTGCCCTCCTGGCTATGTGTTTGGGAGGCACGTGCTCCCTGTGCTCACCTCACATTGCCCCTGAGGAGCACTACTTCCACTGACTGTTTGTCCACTGGTTAAACACTTTGTCACTGACCCCTTGCTGTCTGCACTGCAGGTTGGGATTGAAATGGAGCATTTCCCTGAGTTCGAAAATGATGTGGAGTTCACCGAACAGCTGATCTCAGAAGAGTCTGTTTTCTGCCTGCCAGCCACAGTCAGTGTTCCCCCAGAGCAACCACATGTAGAGAGTTGGGCAGGGAGCTCAGAGCATGGGGCACCTGGCAGGCAGATGTGTGGGCCAGGAGCTCTGAGCActtgctttggggtggggggcaggaggggaactgggagctCTGAGTATCGTGGCCCTACGGAAGTTGGTGGGCTGGAAGCTCTGAGCATGTGGTGTCCCAGAGGTAGCTGGAGGGAGCTCTGAGCCTCTGGCACCCAGGTGAAGAACTGGGACTCAAGTGGTTGTCGTTGCCCTTGCCAGGCCTCAGCTGGCCTGTACCCTATCATTCAGCCTGCAGAGTTTGCGCCTGCACTGTGCAGTTCATGTGTTCCTGATCCATGTGTTCTCTGCTTCAAACAAGAGTTCGAACTCCCTGCAGAATTCATACTAGCTCACTAGCTCACACATCAGTCCCATGTCCTGTGCAAACCTTGAGGTCCTGGTCATGGTGTAGGGACACGGCTGGAGACACATTGCCTGTCTCCCTATCCCATACCACCTTCAGCTCCCATTGCCCGCAGTCACTGCCCATTTCCTTAGCTACTCCCTGGACCTCAAGAGTCCTCCAGCCTGTTCTCGGGTTCCTGCCCAAGAGTCACACAGCTCCTTGCTGCTCCTGGAGCCGCAGATGAAGAGGCCAAGGAGCCAGAATTTGATCCCACAGTCCTTGACCATAGTGCTCCTAGCATCTGGGTAGGCCTCTTCCTGCGGATTGTGCATGCTTGCTGGAGGCACTCAGGTAACTGGCAGGACAGGCATCTGAAGCCTCAGCCCTACCCAACTAAGATGCCTTTTCCCTTAATTTCTTTCAGTGCTTTGAGTACCCCGGTTTCTTTCGGGTGGTGCTCACAGTGCCCGAGGAGCTGATGGTGGAGGCCTGCAGCCGCATCCAGGAATTCTGTGAGAGGCACTACCAGGGCAATGAGGGGGCCCAGGAGATGGAATGTGACAAGTAGCCTGGAGCGCCCTCCAATTTGCCTTTGCACAGCTGCATGGTAAATGAGGCAGCAGTGGATAGCATACGGCTGCCCACAGGTCCCCACCAGCATCCCTGTGCACCTAATGCTCCTTTAGATCATCTGCACGTTCTCTCATGGCAACCAGCCACTACCATTCAACCTCACTCATGCTCTGGCTCGCAAATCCTCAGGCGCCCAGTTTCCCCACTATGCTCTGTCACTCAGCCGCAGCACACTGCACACATGTCCTGTGGCTTCCACTAAGCCCGGCAGTCATAGCAAGTGGGAGCCATCACTTAGCAGCTCAGCGTGCAAGGCTGTGTGGGAGAGCAGTGTCTGGGAGACCCCAGGCTGTCTGTGAGACCACACCTTCTAATTCCCTTCCTAGCAGTTGCATGGGATGCTGAGCTGGCCTCTTCCACTGACACGGAGAGGGCCATGGCCAGACAGAGTGTTCTGCCTTTCTGACCGGAGCAGGACTGGATAGTCGGGTGTGCATGTGGCATGATGGACCCTTATGTGTCTGCACCACTGAGCATCACTGACTACCTGATGTCTCACCTTTCCCTGTGCTCCGTAatgagcagcagctctgggtccTCAGCCCTTTGGCTTGCAAAGGGCATaaattattttatctttttttaattaataaatgttTGGATGTGTCTGGCTTTGTGCTGTGACCTGCCCTGTTGGGGCTCCTTCTCTACCTACCCAGGCCCTGTGGAGACACACCGGATAGTTCCCCTTCTAGTGACGCTGCTTGTTTGCTGTTCCGCACCAGCCTTGGCTGAAGCAGAGACCCTTCAGGACCAGGGCCCTCATACATTTAATGCTAACAACAAAAAAGACTTCACAaccccccagcacctctcagTTGAAACACTTTCACTCCGAACATGTGCTGATAACTGTGCTGAACATCATCAGCAATTGCAGCCCCAAAATGACACCTACCAGAGCATCAACCCCTAGCAACTCAGGTGCTAGAGCCAGTCCCAGGCGCCCCCAGAATCTGCCTTCACAGACATGAACATCTCTCCctctccactcacccccaccattGCCCTCAACTCCACCCTTGTACACAGCCCCCCGACATCCCATTGACCATTGCACTACCATCGTACATAGACCCTCCCCTTTCACCCATGCCCACCATtgacctccaccccaccctggtaCAAAGCCCCTCACATCCCACTGACTAGCAGCCTACCCCCATACACAGACCATCCCCCTTCACCATTGACCGCTCCCCCACCTTTGTATAcaacctccccagcccactgACGACCACCCTACCCCCTGCAGAGGCTGTCCACTCCACCCATATCCACCATTGACCTCTGCCCCACTCTTGTATACAGCCCCCACCCATCCCATTGACCTCAGCCTTGTCCTCATACACAGCCCATCCCCCCCCCGTCACACATACCATCAACCGCACAGCACCCAGCAATTTCTGTCATCCAGTCCTCATACACTCCCCATTCATATGTCCTGTGAGAACTCTTCTTCTCAGCTGCTAT
The genomic region above belongs to Carettochelys insculpta isolate YL-2023 chromosome 14, ASM3395843v1, whole genome shotgun sequence and contains:
- the TAT gene encoding tyrosine aminotransferase; translated protein: MDTYLIQMNGTSDVHVHRNGTSLSLGKMKGRKPRWAVCASEMSKKTFNPIRAIVDTMKVEPNPNKHRISLSLGDPTVFGNLPTDDEVTQAMKEALDSGNYNGYAPSVGYQSCRQVVAAYYSCPEAPLEAQDVILTSGCSQAIELALAVLANPGQNILVPRPGFSLYKTLALSMGIEVKFYNLLPEKSWETDLKHLESLVDERTACLIVNNPSNPCGSVFIKSHLQKILSVASRQCVPILADEIYGDMVFAECKYNPIATLSTNVPILSCGGLAKRWLVPGWRMGWILINDRRDIFGNEIRDGLVRLSQRILGPCTIVQGALEHIIYRTPPEFYHNTLSFLKSSADLCYTALSAVSGLQPIRPSGAMYLMVGIEMEHFPEFENDVEFTEQLISEESVFCLPATCFEYPGFFRVVLTVPEELMVEACSRIQEFCERHYQGNEGAQEMECDK